A genomic segment from Anopheles maculipalpis chromosome X, idAnoMacuDA_375_x, whole genome shotgun sequence encodes:
- the LOC126557232 gene encoding acetylcholine receptor subunit beta-like 1 yields the protein MRPKVLILSVLLALQQYFGSGSCSEDEERLVRDLFRGYNKLIRPVQNMTQKVDVRFGLAFVQLINVNEKNQIMKSNVWLRLVWSDYQLQWDEADYGGIGVLRLPPDKVWKPDIVLFNNADGNYEVRYKSNVLIYPNGEVLWVPPAIYQSSCTIDVTYFPFDQQTCIMKFGSWTFNGDQVSLALYNNKNFVDLSDYWKSGTWDIIEVPAYLNVYEGNPTETDITFYIIIRRKTLFYTVNLILPTVLISFLCVLVFYLPAEAGEKVTLGISILLSLVVFLLLVSKILPPTSLVLPLIAKYLLFTFIMNTVSILVTVIIINWNFRGPRTHRMPMWIRSVFLHYLPAMLLMKRPRKTRLRWMMEMPGMSVPPQPHTHPSYGSPAEIPKHISALGAKQSKMEVMELSDLHHPNCKMNRKLNSGDLGIGADSCRRESESSDSILLSPEASKATEAVEFIAEHLRNEDLYIQTREDWKYVAMVIDRLQLYIFFIVTTAGTVGILMDAPHIFEYVDQDRIIEIYRGK from the exons ATGCGTCCGAAGGTGCTGATCTTGTCGGTGCTGTTGGCACTGCAACAGTACTTCGGTTCGG GATCTTGTTCGGAAGATGAGGAACGGTTGGTGCGTGACCTGTTCCGTGGTTACAACAAGCTCATCCGCCCGGTACAGAACATGACACAGAAGGTGGATGTACGGTTCGGACTCGCTTTCGTGCAGTTGATCAACGTG AACGAGAAGAATCAAATCATGAAATCGAATGTGTGGTTGCGGTTGGTGTGGAGCGACTACCAGCTACAGTGGGACGAGGCCGATTACGGTGGTATCGGTGTGCTGCGGTTACCTCCGGACAAAGTTTGGAAGCCGGATATTGTGCTGTTCAATAA TGCTGACGGTAACTACGAGGTGCGCTACAAATCAAACGTACTGATCTACCCGAACGGTGAGGTACTCTGGGTGCCGCCCGCCATCTATCAAAGCTCGTGCACGATCGACGTCACCTACTTCCCGTTCGATCAGCAAACCTGCATCATGAAGTTTGGCTCGTGGACGTTCAATGGCGACCAGGTGTCGCTCGCCctctacaacaacaaaaacttcgTCGACCTGTCCGACTACTGGAAGTCTGGCACGTGGGACATCATCGAAGTGCCCGCCTACCTCAACGTGTACGAGGGCAACCCGACCGAAACGGACATCACGTtctacatcatcatccggcGCAAGACGCTCTTCTACACGGTCAACTTGATCCTGCCGACGGTGCTGATTTCGTTCCTTTGCGTGCTTGTCTTCTACCTGCCGGCCGAAGCCGGCGAGAAGGTAACGCTCGGCATCAGCATTCTCCTGTCACTGGTTGTGTTTCTGTTGCTGGTGTCGAAGATTTtgccgcccacctcgctggTGCTGCCACTGATCGCCAAGTATCTGCTGTTCACCTTCATCATGAACACCGTCTCCATCCTCGTGACGGTGATCATCATCAACTGGAACTTCCGTGGACCCCGCACGCACCGGATGCCGATGTGGATACGGTCCGTCTTTCTGCACTATCTGCCCGCAATGCTGCTGATGAAGCGTCCGCGCAAAACGCGCCTCCGCTGGATGATGGAGATGCCGGGCATGAGCGTGCCGCCCCAACCGCACACCCACCCATCGTACGGTTCGCCGGCAGAGATACCGAAGCACATCAGTGCGCTCGGCGCGAAGCAGTCGAAGATGGAGGTGATGGAGCTGTCCGATCTGCACCATCCGAACTGCAAGATGAACCGGAAGCTGAACAGTGGCGATCTCGGCATCGGGGCGGACAGCTGCCGTCGGGAGAGCGAAAGCTCCGACTCGATACTGCTGTCACCGGAGGCGAGCAAGGCAACGGAGGCGGTCGAGTTTATAGCCGAGCATCTGCGCAACGAAGATCTGTACATTCAG ACACGAGAGGATTGGAAGTACGTTGCGAtggtgatcgatcgattgcagcTGTACATCTTCTTCATTGTCACCACTGCCGGTACGGTTGGCATACTGATGGATGCGCCGCACATCTTCGAGTACGTCGACCAGGACCGCATCATCGAGATCTATCGTGGCAAGTAA
- the LOC126560767 gene encoding receptor-binding cancer antigen expressed on SiSo cells, with protein sequence MLTELVMNRIRQLLLAIVGVLKRAMCCFSRRRKLSVGECEVLSAVSVDRYPAGNGRGTTAGHGKNVPEKDWNSWDDSPKTVEEHIERYRETLAQPPSPSEPQPEVDYFQDMTPQISSQPKICIANETEPASDFSRLVAKIDIPVVNELEDWNEGDRSGWDDADETTTKQLIRETRKELRAQRHQNRHQHESSSYA encoded by the exons ATGCTCACAGAGCTAGTGATGAACCGGATCCGGCAACTTTTGCTAGCAATCGTCGGTGTGCTGAAGCGTGCGATGTGTTGCTTTTCACGCCGCCGGAAACTGTCCGTCGGTGAGTGCGAGGTGCTCAGTGCGGTCAGCGTCGATCGCTACCCGGCCGGTAACGGCCGCGGTACCACCGCCGGCCACGGTAAGAACGTACCGGAGAAGGATTGGAACTCGTGGGACGATTCGCCGAAAACGGTCGAGGAGCATATCGAGCGGTACCGGGAAACGCTCGCACAACCACCATCCCCCAGCGAGCCGCAGCCGGAGGTGGACTACTTTCAGGATATGACGCCGCAGATTTCGTCCCAGCCGAAAATATGCATCGCCAACGAAACGGAGCCAGCGAGCGATTTTAGCCGTTTGGTGGCCAAAATTGACATTCCTGTTGTG AACGAACTAGAAGACTGGAACGAAGGTGATAGGAGCGGATGGGACGATGCGGACGAAACTACCACGAAACAGTTGATACGGGAAACGCGAAAAGAGCTGCGAGCCCAGCGGCACCAGAACCGGCACCAGCACGAATCCTCGTCCTACGCATGA
- the LOC126556132 gene encoding fasciclin-1, giving the protein MGRDGCQYGRYLVFLSACLQLLPMVWTVSRSSSVTLESRMRDDPDLSEFYSLIERDEIAMSKLVHHSLTIFAPTNQAFQRYLNNKTHLNYHMSSTPLRLSQLGDTVRSLNDDGTPLYITRKRPLAGMQEDLYVNSAKIIRERSNMEFKNTRGYTQILHIIDDVLTPITTVFNKTLDTPNPDAFGFLQSVEAINIEPHRVRSFRKKILNLKRDQVFKKPGISTFFIPVETGFKVPPYPTLSMVDKRVIDGHVIPNKAIFTTPAPYGQPLETLQFEDDLRVTITFFRHDTGKNARVFVVSNTMYSNSRLTPGAVIAEIVKANIPVANGVVHLIHRPLVIVDMHSLEMLTDNSHTLWSKFRDLIEDYAPEFLGILRTMNQMTIFVPQDDAVSQMMQTNFMSNRKKLVEVLMMHVVPDAITIDKIKRNNQNHIYQIPTMSSRRYIYFNLNENRTSHAKSVTVEGGGVNASLILGDIATKDGYIHIIDRMLGVSYMTVQEKLETDPMLNLTYHFGKLNHFNDQLNMTNKRFTFFVPRDKAWIQWFIEHPAANLDDFVRNREQSRLVLEQHLIIADRVFSMGELRNMSHDSLFLTTLGPESLQIRVKEEDNRYFIQWKETGRWTTVFRPDVECTNGLIHVIDTPFVHEYDMITSGGKVVLPRGTGPLALVVTVLSLYATYGTF; this is encoded by the exons ATGGGGCGCGATGGTTGCCAGTACGGTCGGTATCTCGTCTTCCTTAGCGCGTGCCTTCAACTGTTGCCAATGGTTTGGACCGTGTCACGCTCCTCGTCCGTAACGCTCGAGTCACGTATGCGAGATGATCCAGATCTGTCCGAG TTTTACTCATTAATCGAGCGAGATGAAATCGCCATGTCGAAGCTGGTCCACCATTCGCTAACAATCTTTGCACCGACCAATCAAGCCTTCCAGCGGTATCTGAACAACAAGACGCACCTCAACTATCACATGT CGTCCACTCCACTACGATTATCGCAGCTCGGTGACACGGTACGTTCGCTTAATGACGACGGTACACCGCTCTACATCACCCGGAAGCGGCCGCTGGCCGGCATGCAGGAGGATCTGTACGTCAACAGTGCGAAAATTATCCGTGAGCGTTCCAACATGGAGTTTAAAAACACCCGCGGCTACACCCAG ATTCTCCACATTATAGATGATGTGCTGACGCCGATAACGACGGTGTTTAACAAAACCCTCGATACACCCAACCCGGATGCATTCGGTTTCCTGCAGAGCGTGGAGGCGATCAACATTGAGCCACATCGGGTGAG ATCCTTCCGGAAGAAGATACTGAACCTAAAGCGGGACCAAGTGTTTAAGAAACCGGGCATCTCCACCTTCTTCATACCGGTCGAGACGGGCTTTAAG GTACCACCGTATCCCACTTTAAGCATGGTGGACAAGCGAGTGATTGATGGGCACGTCATACCAAACAAAGCGATTTTTACCACACCTGCCCCGTACGGTCAACCGCTGGAGACGCTCCAGTTTGAGGATGATCTGCGGGTAACGATAACCTTCTTCCGGCACGATACCGGCAAGAATGCGCGAG TGTTTGTGGTGTCCAACACGATGTACTCCAACTCTCGACTCACTCCCGGCGCTGTAATAGCGGAAATTGTGAAGGCAAACATCCCAGTAGCGAATGGTGTTGTGCACTTAATTCACCGACCATTAGTCATTGTCGATATGCATAGTCTTGAGATGCTTACG GATAACAGTCACACACTGTGGTCCAAATTTAGGGACCTGATTGAGGATTACGCACCAGAGTTCCTGGGGATTTTGCGAACCATGAACCAGATGACGATCTTCGTACCGCAGGATGACGCAGTTTCACAGATGATGCAAACAAACTTCATGAG CAATCGGAAGAAACTGGTCGAGGTGCTTATGATGCACGTAGTCCCGGACGCTATTACGATCGATAAAATAAAGCGTAACAATCAGAATCAC ATCTATCAAATACCAACGATGAGCAGTCGGCGCTATATTTACTTCAACCTGAACGAAAACCGCACCTCACACGCCAAAAGTGTCACCGTCGAGGGTGGAGGTGTTAATGCGTCCCTGATACTGGGCGATATCGCTACGAAGGATGGCTACATTCACATCATCGACCGGATGCTCGGCGTTTCGTACATGACCGTACAGGAGAAGCTTGAAACCGATCCGATGTTGAA TCTCACTTATCACTTTGGAAAGTTGAACCACTTTAACGATCAGCTCAACATGACAAACAAACGGTTTACCTTCTTCGTACCGCGCGACAAAGCCTGGATACAGTGGTTTATTGAGCATCCGGCAGCCAACCTAGATGATTTTGTGCGGAACCGTGAACAGTCGCGGCTGGTACTGGAGCAACATCTCATCATCGCTGACCGGGTGTTCAGTATGGGCGAACTGCGGAATATGTCGCACGATTCACTCTTCCTGACGACGCTCGGTCCCGAAAGCTTACAAATTCGCGTCAAGGAGGAGGACAACA GGTACTTCATCCAGTGGAAGGAAACTGGCCGTTGGACCACTGTCTTCCGTCCTGATGTGGAATGTACGAACGGGCTGATACACGTCATCGATACACCGTTTGTGCACGAGTACGACATGATCACTAGCGGCGGTAAGGTGGTGCTTCCGCGCGGCACCGGACCACTGGCGCTGGTGGTGACAGTATTATCCCTGTACGCCACCTATGGCACGTTCTGA